The following nucleotide sequence is from Gallaecimonas pentaromativorans.
GCCGCGAGCACGGTTATGAGCTGCTTATTCACCCTTGCGACGCCTTTACCGACAACATCGTCGAGGAAGTGTTGGCCACGGTGAAAAAAGCGCGGCTGGCCGGGGTGGTGCTGACCCCGCCGCTCTCGGAGATCCCGGCAGTGGTGCAGTGCCTTCAGGAAAAGCAGATCCCCTTTGTGCGGGTGCTGTCAGGCTCACAGGCACCAGACAACCTGAGCCCCTGCGTGATGGTGGATGACCGCGGCGCCGCCTTCGAGATAACCCACCACCTGCTGGCCATGGGCCACCGGCGACTGGCGTTTTTTTGCGGCGACACCGAGCACCACTCCACCGCCGAGCGCCAGGCCGGTTTTGAAGCGGCCCTTGCCAAACACCGGGTAGACGCCAGCCAGGCAACTATTCTGCCCGGCAGTTACGCCTTTGATTCGGGCGTCAAAAATGCCCGCCAGGTGCTGGCCCTTGCCGAGCGCCCCAGCGCAATCATTGCCGCCAACGACGAAATTGCGGCCGGCGCGCTCTTTGCCTGCCGCCTCGAAGGGGTGCGGGTGCCCGAGGACATGGCCATTGCCGGCTTTGAAGACTCGCCCTTTTCTCGCCAAACCTGGCCGCCGTTAACAACCGCCCAACAGCCTAACGCCGAGATCGCTCGCCAGGCCGCTACCCTGCTGCTGGCCGATATCCGCGGTGACAAACGCAATAACCAATTGATTTTCTCCCCAAAACTGCTCGAACGAGACTCCACTTCCGCCGCTCGTTGAGGCGCTCCTGTCAGCAAAGAGATGGGATCAATGTCATCTTTTTGCAAAAAAGCCTTTGCATGGATTTCACATCGTCGTTAGCGTGAAACTCGATTGACAGCGTTGTCATGCCAACGGGAATGACAACGCTGTCATACCCATAACAGAGCTCCAGCTGTAAGGAGCCAAATGCAGAAAACAAGACATCAGGATAAAACGTCATGGAAACTCGCAAACTGAGCTCGTGCGCTCTGGCCGTGAGGGTAGCTCTGGTACTGGGTGGGGCTTTGAGCCTGCCGGCCCTGGCCGCTGACCCCGCGCAGCAGCCCGCCGCTAAAGCAACTGCCAGCAAGGACACCAGCGACATCGAGCGCATTGAAGTCACCGGCATCCGTGCCAGCATGAAGGCCTCCGTCAACACCAAACGGTTTAGCAACTCGGTGGTGGATGCCATTACCTCTGAAGACATCGGCAAGTTCCCCGATAAAAACGTGGCCGAGTCACTGTCACGGATCACCGGCGTATCGGTGACCCGCGACTTCGGTGAAGGGGAAAAAATCGCGGTGCGCGGCACCGATCCGTCGCAAAACCGGACCCTGCTCAACGGCTCGGCGGTGGCTTCGGCAGACTGGTTTGTGCTGGACAACCCCTCCCGCGCCTTTAACTTCACCCTGCTGCCGTCCAACCTCATTTCCTCTCTTGAGGTGTACAAAAGCCCCCAAGCCGACATTCAGGAAGGCTCTTTGGGCGGTACCGTCTACCTCAAAACCTTCAAGCCGATGCAGCTCGATGCCAACACCCTCAAATTGAGCGCCGAAGAGCAGTATTCGGACAACTCGGAGAAGTGGGACCCGCAGCTGTCCGGGCTTTATTCTTGGAAGAACGACGACGAGACCTTCGGCTTTTTAATCTCCCTGACCCGCCAAGACCGCACCCTGGTGCGTGAGGGCCAAGAAGCGCTGGGTTTTGTCCATGATGATAATGGCACTGAAGAGGACCAAAGTGACGACTTCTGGCGCCCACGGGTGTTGGGTGATGCTTACTTCAACCAAAAGCGCGAGCGCAAAACCGGTTTTGCCGCCATCCAATGGCGCCCCGCCGAGCGCTGGGATTTGAACCTCAATATCCTCAACACCAAGCTCGATGCCAACAACACCAACCACAACCTCTACACCTTCCTGGACAAGAACTTTAATCAGGCTGATGCTCAATTCTCGGGCAACCATGTGGTCGCTGGCAGTGCCGATAACGCCATTTCTCAGCTTTATGTGATTGACCGTATCTCCTACTCCAAGAGCAAGGCCTACGACTTTGAAGGCAGCTATGATGCCGATGTCTTCAAGGTCACCATGAAGGCCGGCTTTACCGAGGCAGAAGGTGGCACCAGCCGAGACCGCCATTACCAGTTCTCAAGGGTCATGGACCATGTCACCTTCGACGGCCTAAACCACACCGACTATGTGGATGCTTCCAACACCGAAAGCCGCGACCAATTGCTGGCCCGCCCCTTCGACTGGATGCAAGAAGGCGCTCGCACCATGAAGGACGAAGAGCGCTACGGCGGCTTTGACTTCGAACTGCCGGTAAGCCACGGCATCTTCACCGACATCAAGGCCGGTGTTTATTATCGTGACCACGACAAGAGCCAGCGCCAGACCGGCACTCGCTTCCACTGGTATAAGGACGATCAGCTAAATGGTGCCTGGCCTGACGTGTTGCCAGGGCAAACCAACTGGGCTTCTGGTGTGCTGGGCCAATACAGCCTGAGCGACTTTATCGGCGGCGACTCCACGGCCAACTACCCGTTGCTCGACACCGGCAAAGCCGCCGCCATTGCTTACCCGGCCGCGGCTTTTGCCAGCCCCACCGCCACCTTCCTGTTCCTGGCCGATACCTGGAAAGTGAACGAGAAGATTTACTCGGCCTACACCAAAGGCAACTTCCAGGGGGAAGGGTTCCGGGGTGACGTAGGCGTGCGCTTTGTGAAAACCGAAGTCCGCTCCAGCGGCTATCTCTGGGACGGCGACTCCACCGCCGCAGCCATCAGCCTGCTGGACGGTTACAGCCTGCTGGCCGATGCTGTCGACCCCAGTGCAGATGGTGACTGGAACGTACGCCAAGCGACTGCCAAGCACAGCTATGACGACATCCTGCCCAACCTGAACCTGGTCTTTGACTTGACCGACGATACCTTGCTGCGCTTTAGCGCCGCCCGGGTGATGTCGCGTCCCGACTACGTGGATATTGCCTATCACGAGTCCCTGAACATTCCCACCCGTAGCGGCCAACGCGGCAACCCTAACCTCGACCCGACCCGCGCCAACCAATACGACATCGCCTACGAGTGGTACTTCAGCGATACCGGCATGCTGAGTGGCACCTTCTTTTATAAGGACATCGAGGGTTTGGTGAAATATGAGGATATTCAAACCGAAGCCTACGATGAGAAAGTCGGCAAAAATGTGGTAGTCAACGTCACCAAACCCATCAACGGCGCTGGCAGTGAAGTCAAAGGGGTGGAGCTGTCCTACCAGCAGGAGTTTGGTAACTTCGGTATTCTGGCCAACTACACCTATACCGATGCCAACG
It contains:
- a CDS encoding LacI family DNA-binding transcriptional regulator, which gives rise to MKSATINDVARLAGVSIKTVSRVINREPNVREETTAKVMAAVQELDYQPNQAARSLAGFKSFNIGYLYDNPNAYYVIDMQRGLLTACREHGYELLIHPCDAFTDNIVEEVLATVKKARLAGVVLTPPLSEIPAVVQCLQEKQIPFVRVLSGSQAPDNLSPCVMVDDRGAAFEITHHLLAMGHRRLAFFCGDTEHHSTAERQAGFEAALAKHRVDASQATILPGSYAFDSGVKNARQVLALAERPSAIIAANDEIAAGALFACRLEGVRVPEDMAIAGFEDSPFSRQTWPPLTTAQQPNAEIARQAATLLLADIRGDKRNNQLIFSPKLLERDSTSAAR
- a CDS encoding TonB-dependent receptor, translated to METRKLSSCALAVRVALVLGGALSLPALAADPAQQPAAKATASKDTSDIERIEVTGIRASMKASVNTKRFSNSVVDAITSEDIGKFPDKNVAESLSRITGVSVTRDFGEGEKIAVRGTDPSQNRTLLNGSAVASADWFVLDNPSRAFNFTLLPSNLISSLEVYKSPQADIQEGSLGGTVYLKTFKPMQLDANTLKLSAEEQYSDNSEKWDPQLSGLYSWKNDDETFGFLISLTRQDRTLVREGQEALGFVHDDNGTEEDQSDDFWRPRVLGDAYFNQKRERKTGFAAIQWRPAERWDLNLNILNTKLDANNTNHNLYTFLDKNFNQADAQFSGNHVVAGSADNAISQLYVIDRISYSKSKAYDFEGSYDADVFKVTMKAGFTEAEGGTSRDRHYQFSRVMDHVTFDGLNHTDYVDASNTESRDQLLARPFDWMQEGARTMKDEERYGGFDFELPVSHGIFTDIKAGVYYRDHDKSQRQTGTRFHWYKDDQLNGAWPDVLPGQTNWASGVLGQYSLSDFIGGDSTANYPLLDTGKAAAIAYPAAAFASPTATFLFLADTWKVNEKIYSAYTKGNFQGEGFRGDVGVRFVKTEVRSSGYLWDGDSTAAAISLLDGYSLLADAVDPSADGDWNVRQATAKHSYDDILPNLNLVFDLTDDTLLRFSAARVMSRPDYVDIAYHESLNIPTRSGQRGNPNLDPTRANQYDIAYEWYFSDTGMLSGTFFYKDIEGLVKYEDIQTEAYDEKVGKNVVVNVTKPINGAGSEVKGVELSYQQEFGNFGILANYTYTDANAKEERDPVTSPGSGLTLGTSKHMANLTGYYENDWLSARLAYNYRTHYYDGISEYGSEVFTDNYGQLDGRIGIKVMENLELTAEAVNITDEDIEQYHIDKSAPSKKYSNGRRFYVGLNYSF